A genomic stretch from Zea mays chloroplast, complete genome includes:
- a CDS encoding hypothetical protein (ORF99): protein MLIVLFRSKDIRGGRFVRPILIFRTKRSWILFRIGPERRREAEMPTDLCLFSNSPDPIVPVFGTSSAKVTEWVSHQSNPFDKSGVILDIIFYIYRNIIE, encoded by the coding sequence ATGCTAATTGTTTTGTTCCGAAGCAAAGATATCCGCGGAGGCCGGTTCGTTCGTCCTATTCTGATATTCAGGACCAAGAGGTCCTGGATTCTCTTTCGGATAGGCCCTGAAAGGAGAAGAGAAGCTGAAATGCCAACGGACCTCTGTCTATTCTCTAATTCACCCGATCCGATAGTACCCGTTTTTGGAACGTCCAGTGCCAAAGTCACTGAATGGGTAAGTCACCAATCCAATCCCTTTGACAAATCGGGTGTCATATTAGATATCATATTCTATATATATAGAAATATCATAGAATAG
- a CDS encoding hypothetical protein (ORF173), producing MTKDETLLVFTLVVSSVSIFLFGILLFMVLISATRDFRERTKSKLVKIMIWAGIVVITFAIAVRIYPIFIFLLKERIKPLVEALYDKLPWIWEVSLSRYWDRLIDFLDRYLWACAQRIQTGIRKQKGEFVVTFSCRVKKRLYARAIEVGIHLSLLSNLFWILKTTLAVGYRLL from the coding sequence ATGACAAAAGATGAGACTCTACTAGTCTTCACTCTTGTGGTTTCCTCGGTTTCTATTTTCTTATTCGGGATCTTGCTTTTCATGGTTCTCATCTCTGCAACTCGCGATTTTCGCGAGAGAACCAAATCCAAGTTGGTGAAGATCATGATTTGGGCTGGCATAGTAGTTATTACCTTTGCAATTGCGGTTCGAATCTATCCGATCTTTATCTTTTTGCTCAAAGAACGAATAAAACCCCTTGTTGAAGCCCTTTATGATAAGCTTCCCTGGATCTGGGAAGTTTCTCTTTCACGGTATTGGGATCGTTTGATCGATTTCCTTGATCGCTACTTATGGGCGTGCGCTCAAAGGATACAAACAGGGATTCGCAAACAAAAAGGGGAATTCGTAGTCACTTTTTCCTGTCGCGTAAAAAAAAGGCTTTACGCGAGAGCAATAGAGGTTGGGATACATCTATCTCTTCTGAGCAACCTCTTTTGGATTCTTAAGACCACCCTTGCAGTAGGATACCGTCTGCTTTAG
- a CDS encoding hypothetical protein (ORF75) — MENCIFGICNNAMGERRELNPRMVDSQSTALIHLATSAPYPAKGFSLFSIHYYSIYSDLHTSIEIVDIGCHSLK, encoded by the coding sequence ATGGAAAATTGCATTTTTGGAATTTGCAATAATGCGATGGGCGAACGACGGGAATTGAACCCGCGCATGGTGGATTCACAATCCACTGCCTTGATCCACTTGGCTACATCCGCCCCTTATCCAGCTAAAGGATTTTCTCTTTTTTCCATTCATTATTATTCTATTTATTCTGACCTCCATACCTCGATCGAGATAGTGGACATAGGATGCCACTCTTTAAAATGA
- a CDS encoding hypothetical protein (ORF241), whose translation MNYEFNRFSLAERRIFLAHYQTITYSQTSCGANRFHLPSHGKPFSFRLALSGILVIGSIGTGQSYLVKYLTKNSYFPFIKVRGLLIPQERKHLFILSYTRGFYLEKTMFHTKGFGSITTSSSALDLVALSNEALSISIPHKKSIIETNTIRLALHRQTWGLRAKIRPARDHGTLFYQIGGDLVQNRLLSNNPIDPISIYIKRQSCQEAAFSLAKRYFELGTSMKRLTRLLSLLSFSGGPVA comes from the coding sequence ATGAATTATGAGTTTAATAGATTCTCTTTAGCAGAAAGACGTATATTCCTTGCTCATTATCAGACAATCACTTATTCCCAAACCTCGTGTGGGGCTAATCGTTTTCATTTACCATCTCATGGAAAACCCTTTTCGTTCCGCTTAGCCCTATCGGGTATTTTAGTGATAGGTTCTATAGGAACTGGACAATCCTATTTGGTCAAATACCTAACGAAAAATTCCTATTTTCCTTTCATTAAGGTACGAGGGCTTCTTATTCCACAAGAACGAAAGCACCTTTTCATTCTTTCATATACTAGGGGTTTTTACTTGGAAAAGACAATGTTCCATACTAAAGGATTCGGGTCCATAACCACGAGTTCCAGTGCACTAGATCTTGTAGCACTTAGCAACGAGGCCCTATCCATTAGTATTCCACATAAGAAATCCATTATAGAAACTAATACAATTAGATTAGCTCTTCATAGACAAACTTGGGGTTTGCGAGCCAAGATAAGACCGGCTCGGGATCATGGGACCCTTTTCTATCAGATAGGAGGGGATCTTGTACAAAATAGACTTCTAAGTAATAACCCCATAGATCCTATATCTATCTATATAAAGAGGCAATCGTGTCAGGAAGCGGCTTTTTCTTTGGCCAAACGGTACTTCGAACTTGGAACGAGCATGAAGAGATTAACGAGACTTCTTTCTCTTTTGAGTTTTTCTGGCGGACCGGTCGCGTAA
- a CDS encoding hypothetical protein (ORF46) codes for MKSKIFGDGKYSEMTMKTPLRILELKERLRGIKNPNSRYLEWIQFY; via the coding sequence ATGAAATCGAAAATATTCGGAGATGGCAAATATTCGGAGATGACTATGAAAACACCTCTCCGGATCCTCGAATTGAAAGAGAGACTGAGAGGGATCAAGAATCCTAATTCTCGCTATTTGGAATGGATCCAATTCTATTGA
- the rpl23 gene encoding ribosomal protein L23, which produces MDGIKYAVFTEKSLRLLGKNQYTFNVESGFTKTEIKHWVELFFGVKVVAVNSHRLPGKGRRMGPILGHTMHYRRMIITLQPGYSIPLLDRETN; this is translated from the coding sequence ATGGATGGAATCAAATACGCAGTATTTACAGAAAAGAGTCTTCGTTTATTGGGAAAGAATCAATATACTTTTAATGTCGAATCGGGATTCACTAAGACAGAAATAAAGCATTGGGTCGAACTCTTCTTTGGTGTTAAGGTAGTAGCTGTGAATAGCCATCGACTACCCGGAAAGGGTAGAAGAATGGGACCTATTCTGGGACATACAATGCATTACAGACGTATGATCATTACCCTTCAACCGGGTTATTCTATTCCACTTCTAGATAGAGAAACGAACTAA
- a CDS encoding hypothetical protein (ORF38), producing the protein MAKRLSTSTWRKKPPKHMASNWFTRSTQERQKHYELLI; encoded by the coding sequence ATGGCAAAGCGGCTTAGTACCAGTACCTGGAGAAAAAAGCCTCCTAAACATATGGCTAGCAACTGGTTCACCAGGAGTACGCAAGAAAGGCAAAAGCACTACGAATTATTGATTTAG
- the rpoA gene encoding RNA polymerase alpha subunit, whose protein sequence is MVREEITGSTQTLEWKCVESRVDSKRLYYGRFILSPLRKGQADTVGIALRRALLGEIEGTCITRAKFGNVPHEYSTIVGIEESIQEILLNLKEIVLRSNLYGVRDASICVKGPRYITAQDIILPPSVEIVDTTQPIANLREPVDFCIELQIKRDRAYHTELRKNSQDGSYPIDAVFMPVRNVNYSIFSCGNGNEKHEILFLEIWTNGSLTPKEALYEASRNLIDLFLPFLHTEEEGTSFEENKNRLTPPLLTFQKRFTNLKKNKKGIPLNCIFIDQLELPSRTYNCLKRANIHTLLDLLSKTEEDLMQINSFRMEDGKLIWDTLEKHLPIDLPKNKFSL, encoded by the coding sequence ATGGTTCGAGAAGAGATAACAGGATCCACTCAAACACTAGAGTGGAAGTGTGTTGAATCAAGAGTAGATAGTAAACGTCTTTATTATGGTCGTTTCATTCTGTCTCCGCTTAGAAAAGGTCAAGCGGATACTGTCGGTATTGCCTTGCGAAGAGCTTTACTTGGAGAAATAGAAGGAACATGTATCACACGCGCCAAATTTGGGAACGTGCCACATGAATATTCCACAATAGTAGGTATTGAAGAATCCATACAAGAAATTTTACTAAATTTGAAAGAAATTGTATTGAGAAGTAATCTCTATGGAGTTAGAGACGCATCAATTTGCGTCAAAGGTCCTAGATACATAACCGCTCAAGATATAATCTTACCGCCTTCCGTAGAAATCGTTGATACGACACAACCTATAGCTAACTTGAGAGAACCCGTTGATTTCTGTATTGAGTTACAGATCAAGAGAGATCGCGCATATCATACGGAACTCAGAAAGAACTCTCAAGATGGAAGTTATCCTATAGATGCTGTATTCATGCCTGTTCGAAATGTGAATTATAGTATTTTTTCTTGTGGGAATGGAAATGAAAAACACGAGATACTTTTTTTAGAAATATGGACGAATGGAAGTTTAACTCCTAAAGAAGCGCTTTATGAAGCTTCTCGTAATTTGATTGATTTATTTCTTCCTTTTCTACACACAGAGGAAGAGGGCACTAGTTTCGAAGAAAATAAAAACAGGTTAACTCCACCCCTTTTAACCTTTCAAAAAAGATTCACTAATCTAAAGAAAAACAAAAAAGGAATTCCATTGAATTGTATTTTTATTGATCAATTAGAATTGCCTTCTAGAACGTATAATTGTCTCAAAAGGGCCAATATACATACACTATTGGACCTTTTGAGTAAGACTGAAGAAGATCTTATGCAAATTAATAGTTTTCGTATGGAAGATGGAAAACTGATATGGGACACTCTAGAGAAGCATCTCCCAATTGATTTACCTAAGAACAAGTTCTCGCTTTAA
- the rps11 gene encoding ribosomal protein S11: MTKAIPKIGSRKKVRIGLRRNARFSLRKSARRITKGIIHVQASFNNTIITVTDPQGRVVFWSSAGTCGFKSSRKASPYAGQRTAVDAIRTVGLQRAEVMVKGAGSGRDAALRAIAKSGVRLSCIRDVTPMPHNGCRPPKKRRL; the protein is encoded by the coding sequence ATGACAAAAGCTATACCAAAAATAGGTTCACGTAAGAAAGTGCGTATTGGTTTGCGTAGGAATGCCCGTTTTAGTTTACGGAAGAGTGCACGTAGAATAACAAAAGGGATTATTCATGTTCAAGCTAGTTTCAACAATACCATTATAACCGTTACAGACCCACAAGGTCGGGTCGTTTTCTGGTCCTCCGCAGGTACTTGTGGATTCAAAAGCTCAAGAAAAGCATCACCCTATGCTGGTCAAAGAACAGCAGTAGATGCTATTCGTACAGTGGGTTTGCAACGAGCAGAAGTTATGGTAAAAGGTGCTGGTAGCGGAAGAGATGCCGCATTACGAGCCATTGCTAAAAGTGGTGTACGGTTAAGTTGTATACGCGATGTAACACCTATGCCGCATAATGGATGTCGACCTCCTAAAAAAAGACGTCTGTAA
- a CDS encoding hypothetical protein (ORF137) gives MGAFPSPPPWGWSTGFITTPLTTGRLPSQHLDPALPKLFWFTPTLPTCPTVAKQFWDTKRTSPDGNLKVANLPSFAISFATAPAALANCPPLPRVISMLCMAVPKGISVEVDSSFFSKNPFPNCTSFFQSIRLSRCI, from the coding sequence ATGGGGGCTTTCCCTTCACCACCCCCATGGGGGTGGTCCACAGGGTTCATAACTACCCCTCTTACTACGGGGCGTTTACCTAGCCAACACTTAGATCCGGCTCTACCCAAACTTTTTTGGTTCACCCCAACATTACCCACTTGTCCGACTGTTGCTAAGCAGTTTTGGGATACCAAACGGACCTCCCCAGATGGTAATCTTAAAGTGGCCAATTTACCCTCTTTTGCAATCAGTTTCGCTACAGCACCTGCTGCTCTAGCTAATTGCCCACCCCTTCCACGTGTGATTTCTATGTTATGTATGGCCGTGCCTAAGGGCATATCGGTTGAAGTAGATTCTTCTTTTTTCTCAAAAAACCCCTTCCCAAACTGTACAAGCTTCTTCCAAAGCATACGGCTTTCTAGATGTATATGA
- the rpl14 gene encoding ribosomal protein L14 yields the protein MIQPQTLLNVADNSGARKLMCIRVIGAAGNQRYARIGDVIIAVIKDAVPQMPLERSEVIRAVIVRTRKEFKGDDGIIIRYDDNAAVIIDQKGNPKGTRVFGAVAEELRELNLTKIVSLAPEVL from the coding sequence ATGATTCAACCTCAGACCCTTTTAAATGTAGCAGATAACAGTGGAGCTCGAAAATTGATGTGTATTCGAGTCATAGGAGCCGCTGGTAATCAGCGATATGCTCGTATTGGTGATGTTATTATTGCTGTAATCAAAGACGCAGTGCCCCAAATGCCTCTAGAAAGATCCGAAGTAATTCGAGCTGTAATTGTACGTACACGTAAAGAATTCAAAGGCGACGACGGTATAATAATACGCTATGATGACAATGCAGCAGTTATCATTGATCAAAAAGGAAATCCAAAAGGAACTCGAGTTTTTGGCGCGGTTGCCGAAGAATTAAGAGAATTGAATTTGACTAAAATAGTTTCATTAGCTCCTGAAGTATTATAA
- a CDS encoding hypothetical protein (ORF34), producing the protein MDPILLSLTHSDHFSLAKNDLGYQRIEQPRSIYL; encoded by the coding sequence ATGGATCCAATTCTATTGAGTCTGACCCATAGTGATCATTTCTCTTTAGCAAAGAATGACCTTGGTTATCAAAGGATTGAACAACCGAGATCCATTTACTTATGA
- the rps3 gene encoding ribosomal protein S3 translates to MGQKINPLGFRLGTTQNHHSFWFAQPKNYSEGLQEDKKIRNCIKNYIQKNRKKGSNRKMESDSSSEVITHIEIQKEIDTIHVIIHIGFPNLLKKKGAIEELEKDLQKEVNSVNQRLNIAIEKVKEPYRQPNILAEYIAFQLKNRVSFRKAMKKAIELTKKADIKGIKIQIAGRLAGKEIARAECIKKGRLPLQTIRAKIDYCCYPIRTIYGVLGVKIWIFVEEE, encoded by the coding sequence ATGGGACAAAAAATAAATCCACTCGGTTTCAGACTTGGTACAACCCAAAATCACCATTCCTTTTGGTTCGCACAACCAAAAAATTATTCTGAAGGTCTACAGGAAGATAAAAAAATACGGAATTGTATCAAGAACTATATACAAAAGAATAGGAAAAAAGGCTCGAATAGAAAAATGGAATCAGACTCAAGTTCTGAAGTAATTACACATATAGAAATTCAAAAAGAAATCGATACAATCCACGTCATAATCCATATTGGATTCCCCAACTTATTAAAGAAAAAGGGAGCAATCGAAGAATTAGAGAAAGATCTCCAAAAGGAAGTTAATTCTGTAAACCAGAGACTTAATATTGCTATCGAAAAGGTTAAAGAACCTTATAGACAACCTAATATTCTTGCGGAATATATAGCTTTCCAATTAAAAAATAGAGTTTCATTCCGAAAAGCAATGAAAAAAGCTATTGAATTAACTAAAAAAGCGGATATAAAGGGAATAAAAATCCAAATTGCGGGTCGTCTAGCAGGAAAAGAAATTGCACGTGCCGAATGCATCAAAAAGGGTAGACTACCCCTCCAAACAATTCGCGCTAAAATTGATTATTGCTGCTATCCAATTCGAACTATCTATGGAGTATTAGGTGTCAAAATTTGGATATTCGTAGAAGAAGAATAA
- the petD gene encoding cytochrome b6/f complex subunit IV, which translates to MGVTKKPDLNDPVLRAKLAKGMGHNYYGEPAWPNDLLYIFPVVILGTIACNVGLAVLEPSMIGEPADPFATPLEILPEWYFFPVFQILRTVPNKLLGVLLMVSVPTGLLTVPFLENVNKFQNPFRRPVATTVFLIGTAVALWLGIGATLPIDKSLTLGLF; encoded by the exons ATGGGAGT AACAAAGAAACCTGACTTAAATGATCCTGTATTAAGAGCAAAATTAGCTAAAGGGATGGGACATAATTATTATGGGGAACCCGCGTGGCCCAACGATCTTTTATACATTTTTCCAGTAGTAATTCTAGGTACTATTGCGTGTAATGTAGGTTTAGCGGTTCTAGAGCCGTCAATGATTGGTGAACCGGCGGATCCGTTTGCAACTCCTTTGGAAATATTACCCGAGTGGTACTTCTTTCCCGTATTTCAAATACTCCGTACAGTACCCAATAAGTTATTGGGCGTTCTCTTAATGGTTTCTGTGCCAACGGGCTTATTGACAGTACCCTTTCTAGAGAATGTCAATAAATTCCAAAATCCATTTCGTCGCCCAGTAGCTACGACCGTTTTTTTAATCGGTACTGCAGTAGCTCTTTGGTTAGGTATTGGAGCAACATTACCCATTGATAAATCCTTAACTTTAGGTCTTTTTTAG
- the rpl2 gene encoding ribosomal protein L2 has protein sequence MAKHLYKTPIPSTRKGTVDRQVKSNPRNKLIHGRHRCGKGRNARGIITARHRGGGHKRLYRKIDFRRNQKDISGRIITIEYDPNRNAYICLIHYGDGEKRYILHPRGAIIGDTIVSGTKVPISMGNALPLTDMPLGTAIHNIEITRGRGGQLARAAGAVAKLIAKEGKLATLRLPSGEVRLVSQNCLATVGQVGNVGVNQKSLGRAGSKCWLGKRPVVRGVVMNPVDHPHGGGEGKAPIGRKKPTTPWGYPALGRRTRKRKKYSDSFILRRRK, from the exons ACGGCGAAACATTTATACAAAACACCTATCCCGAGCACACGCAAGGGAACCGTAGACAGGCAAGTGAAATCCAATCCACGAAATAAATTGATCCATGGACGGCACCGTTGTGGTAAAGGTCGTAATGCCAGAGGAATCATTACCGCAAGGCATAGAGGGGGAGGTCATAAGCGCCTATACCGTAAAATCGATTTTCGACGGAATCAAAAAGACATATCTGGTAGAATCATAACCATAGAATACGACCCTAATCGAAATGCATACATTTGTCTCATACACTATGGGGATGGTGAGAAGAGATATATTTTACATCCCAGAGGGGCTATAATTGGAGATACTATTGTTTCTGGTACAAAAGTTCCTATATCAATGGGAAATGCCCTACCTTTG ACCGATATGCCCTTAGGCACGGCCATACATAACATAGAAATCACACGTGGAAGGGGTGGGCAATTAGCTAGAGCAGCAGGTGCTGTAGCGAAACTGATTGCAAAAGAGGGTAAATTGGCCACTTTAAGATTACCATCTGGGGAGGTCCGTTTGGTATCCCAAAACTGCTTAGCAACAGTCGGACAAGTGGGTAATGTTGGGGTGAACCAAAAAAGTTTGGGTAGAGCCGGATCTAAGTGTTGGCTAGGTAAACGCCCCGTAGTAAGAGGGGTAGTTATGAACCCTGTGGACCACCCCCATGGGGGTGGTGAAGGGAAAGCCCCCATTGGTAGAAAAAAACCCACAACCCCTTGGGGTTATCCTGCGCTTGGAAGAAGAACTAGGAAAAGGAAAAAATATAGTGATAGTTTTATTCTTCGTCGCCGTAAGTAA
- the infA gene encoding translation initiation factor 1 yields the protein MTEKKNSREKKNPREAKVTFEGLVTEALPNGMFRVRLENDTIILGYISGKIRSSSIRILMGDRVKIEISRYDSSKGRIIYRLPHKDSKRTEDSKDTEDLKDTKDSKD from the coding sequence ATGACAGAAAAAAAAAATAGTAGAGAAAAAAAAAACCCGAGAGAAGCAAAAGTCACTTTCGAAGGTTTAGTTACGGAAGCCCTACCCAACGGAATGTTCCGCGTTCGCCTAGAGAATGACACCATCATCCTGGGCTATATTTCAGGAAAGATCCGGTCTAGTTCTATACGAATACTGATGGGGGATAGGGTCAAAATTGAAATAAGTCGTTATGATTCCAGCAAAGGTCGTATAATTTATAGACTTCCCCATAAGGATTCGAAGCGTACCGAAGACTCGAAGGATACTGAAGATTTGAAGGATACCAAAGATTCAAAGGATTAG
- a CDS encoding hypothetical protein (ORF139) → MVKPELLEERIFNSITWAPRIWGPWDNLFDCRDRYAEYDWGFSYGYWSGSKQIKEDELSETAIYSNYFWYIYHKKGEVQETDSDFLQSGTMQYQTRDISFKEEGFFRISQLIWDFGSILFPIQRSGLCLCVFTSRILCR, encoded by the coding sequence ATGGTCAAACCGGAACTGCTAGAGGAACGAATTTTCAATAGCATAACTTGGGCTCCTAGAATATGGGGCCCTTGGGACAATCTATTTGATTGCAGGGACAGGTACGCTGAATATGACTGGGGATTTTCCTATGGGTATTGGAGCGGGTCCAAGCAGATTAAAGAGGATGAGTTGTCAGAGACTGCTATTTATTCGAATTATTTCTGGTATATTTATCATAAAAAGGGGGAGGTGCAAGAGACTGATTCGGACTTCTTGCAGAGTGGAACAATGCAGTACCAGACACGAGATATATCTTTCAAAGAAGAAGGCTTTTTTCGAATAAGCCAATTGATTTGGGACTTCGGATCCATTCTTTTTCCTATTCAAAGATCAGGCCTTTGTCTCTGTGTTTTCACGTCGAGAATTCTTTGCAGATGA
- the rpl22 gene encoding ribosomal protein L22, protein MTSFKLVKYTPRIKKKKGLRKLARKVPTDRLLKFERVFKAQKRIHMSVFKAQRVLDEIRWRYYEETVMILNLMPYRASYPILKLVYSAAANATHYRDFDKTNLFITKAEVSRSTIMKKFRPRARGRSYSIKKTMCNITIVLNIVKKSK, encoded by the coding sequence ATGACAAGTTTCAAATTGGTAAAGTATACCCCTAGGATAAAGAAGAAGAAGGGGCTGAGAAAACTCGCAAGAAAAGTTCCAACCGATCGTCTACTTAAATTCGAACGGGTTTTCAAAGCACAAAAACGCATACATATGTCTGTTTTCAAAGCACAAAGAGTTCTAGATGAGATTCGCTGGCGTTACTACGAGGAAACCGTTATGATACTGAATCTCATGCCTTATCGAGCATCGTATCCCATCTTAAAGTTGGTTTATTCGGCAGCAGCAAATGCTACTCATTATAGGGATTTCGACAAAACGAATTTATTCATCACTAAAGCCGAAGTCAGTAGGAGTACTATTATGAAAAAATTCAGACCTCGAGCTCGAGGACGTAGTTATTCTATAAAAAAAACGATGTGTAATATAACAATTGTACTAAATATAGTAAAGAAATCAAAATAA
- the rpl36 gene encoding ribosomal protein L36 produces the protein MKIRASVRKICTKCRLIRRRGRIRVICSNPKHKQRQG, from the coding sequence ATGAAAATAAGAGCTTCCGTTCGTAAAATTTGTACAAAATGTCGACTGATTCGCAGGCGTGGGCGAATTAGAGTTATTTGTTCCAATCCGAAGCATAAACAAAGACAGGGGTAA
- the rps19 gene encoding ribosomal protein S19, producing MTRKKTNPFVARHLLAKIEKVNMKEEKEIIVTWSRASSILPAMVGHTIAIHNGKEHIPIYITNPMVGRKLGEFVPTRHFTSYESTRKDTKSRR from the coding sequence GTGACACGAAAAAAAACGAATCCTTTTGTAGCTCGTCATTTATTGGCAAAAATCGAAAAGGTCAATATGAAGGAGGAGAAAGAAATAATAGTAACGTGGTCCCGGGCATCTAGCATTCTACCCGCAATGGTTGGCCATACAATCGCGATTCATAATGGAAAAGAACATATACCTATTTACATAACAAATCCTATGGTAGGTCGCAAATTGGGGGAATTCGTGCCTACTCGGCATTTCACGAGTTATGAAAGTACAAGAAAGGATACTAAATCTCGTCGTTAA
- the rpl16 gene encoding ribosomal protein L16 has protein sequence MLSPKRTRFRKQHRGRMKGKSCRGNHICFGRYALQVLEPAWITARQIEAGRRAMTRYARRGGKIWVRIFPDKPVTIRPTETRMGSGKGSPEYWVAVVKPGRILYEMSGVSETVARAAISIAASKMPIRSQFLRLEI, from the exons ATGCTTAGT CCCAAAAGAACTAGATTTCGTAAACAACATAGAGGAAGAATGAAGGGAAAATCCTGCCGAGGCAATCATATTTGTTTTGGTAGATATGCTCTTCAAGTACTTGAACCCGCTTGGATCACCGCGAGACAGATAGAAGCAGGACGAAGAGCAATGACACGATATGCACGTCGTGGTGGAAAAATATGGGTGCGTATATTTCCCGACAAACCGGTTACAATAAGACCCACAGAAACACGTATGGGCTCGGGAAAGGGATCCCCCGAATATTGGGTAGCCGTTGTTAAACCAGGTCGAATACTTTATGAAATGAGCGGAGTATCCGAAACTGTAGCTAGAGCAGCTATCTCTATAGCTGCCAGTAAAATGCCCATACGAAGTCAATTTCTTCGATTAGAGATATAG
- the rps8 gene encoding ribosomal protein S8, giving the protein MGKDTIADLLTSIRNADMNKKGTVRVVSTNITENIVKILLREGFIESVRKHQESNRYFLVSTLRHQRRKTRKGIYRTRTFLKRISRPGLRIYANYQGIPKVLGGMGIAILSTSRGIMTDREARLNRIGGEVLCYIW; this is encoded by the coding sequence ATGGGCAAGGACACTATTGCTGATTTACTAACCTCTATAAGAAACGCAGACATGAATAAAAAAGGAACTGTTCGAGTAGTATCCACAAATATTACCGAAAACATTGTTAAAATACTTCTACGAGAGGGTTTTATTGAAAGTGTTCGGAAACATCAGGAAAGTAACAGATATTTCTTGGTTTCAACTTTGCGACATCAAAGGAGAAAGACTAGAAAGGGAATATATAGAACTAGAACCTTTTTAAAGCGTATCAGCCGACCTGGCTTACGAATTTATGCCAACTATCAAGGAATTCCTAAGGTTTTGGGCGGAATGGGAATTGCTATTCTTTCTACTTCTCGAGGTATAATGACAGATCGAGAAGCTCGACTAAACAGAATTGGGGGAGAAGTTTTATGTTATATATGGTAA